One window of the Trueperaceae bacterium genome contains the following:
- the ruvB gene encoding Holliday junction branch migration DNA helicase RuvB — MEDGALRPTRLDEYVGQEKLKAKLAVYLEAARSRGEPLDHVLLYGPPGLGKTTLAHIIAAEMGVGIRVTSGPAIEKPGDLAAILTNALEDGDVLFIDEIHRLGRVAEEHLYPAMEDYKIDIVLGQGPAARTIRLDLPRFTLVGATTRPGLITGPMRSRFGILEHLEYYSDQELALGAARDARLLGFRLSDEAALEIGRRSRGTMRIAKRLLRRVRDYAEVAGDEMVALERTRATLDELGIDSIGLDRRDRAILASMIEKFAGGPVGLDTLATAVGEDRNTLEEVHEPYLIQRGLVQRTPRGRVATDRAYRHLGLPTPARGGLFPLEPS; from the coding sequence GTGGAGGACGGCGCCCTCAGGCCAACTAGACTCGACGAATACGTTGGGCAGGAGAAGCTGAAGGCGAAGCTGGCCGTCTACCTGGAGGCCGCGCGGAGTCGCGGCGAACCCCTCGATCACGTGCTCCTCTACGGTCCCCCCGGATTGGGGAAGACGACCCTGGCCCACATCATCGCGGCCGAGATGGGCGTGGGCATCCGTGTCACCTCGGGGCCGGCCATCGAGAAGCCGGGGGACCTGGCGGCCATCCTCACCAACGCACTGGAGGATGGCGATGTCCTCTTCATCGACGAGATCCACAGGCTGGGGCGAGTAGCCGAGGAACACCTCTACCCGGCGATGGAGGACTACAAGATCGACATCGTGCTGGGCCAGGGACCGGCCGCTCGCACCATCCGCCTCGACCTGCCCCGCTTCACCCTGGTGGGGGCGACGACCAGGCCGGGCCTGATAACCGGTCCGATGCGCAGTCGCTTCGGTATCCTCGAGCACCTCGAATACTACAGCGACCAGGAGCTGGCGCTGGGAGCGGCCCGAGATGCCCGGCTCCTCGGCTTCCGGCTCAGCGACGAGGCCGCGCTGGAGATCGGCCGGCGCTCACGGGGCACCATGCGCATCGCCAAACGGCTCTTGCGGCGGGTACGGGATTACGCGGAAGTAGCCGGCGACGAGATGGTCGCGTTGGAGCGGACACGGGCGACCCTCGACGAGTTGGGCATCGACTCGATCGGCCTGGACCGCCGAGACCGCGCCATCCTCGCCAGCATGATCGAGAAGTTCGCGGGAGGACCGGTTGGCCTGGACACGCTGGCCACGGCGGTGGGAGAGGACCGCAATACCCTCGAGGAGGTGCACGAGCCGTATCTCATCCAGCGTGGCCTGGTCCAACGCACTCCGCGGGGCCGGGTCGCCACCGATCGCGCCTACCGTCACCTCGGGCTGCCCACCCCCGCCAGGGGCGGCCTCTTCCCTCTCGAACCTTCCTGA
- a CDS encoding sugar ABC transporter permease produces the protein MAQSRIGMAPASRGARKGLRLAAREERMAWLLLLPSVLLLLTVALFPLGRVFYSSFTDARFAAAGSQEVNFVGMRNYRELLSFTLRELPYQVDADGVRRYDHPRLFLRRLDTSMSYDEVVTFDLFGTRYVLGAVRPEFVRSVIDTVIFTVVTVSLETILGMIVALALAAKFFGRNAMRTAMLVPWAIITVVSARIWEWMFRSNRSGFFNSLLDRLGWGDGNTGFLTEPALQLPSIIAIDVWKTTPFMALLLLAGLSVIPKELYEAAEVDGASPIRRFFTITLPLVSPTLAVALVFRTLDALRVFDLFQVVFGERRFSMASFAQYTLVANRDVGLSSAASVVIFLIIFIFAIIYIRALKVDSGD, from the coding sequence ATGGCTCAGAGTCGGATCGGCATGGCGCCTGCGAGTCGCGGCGCCAGGAAGGGATTGCGGCTGGCGGCACGCGAGGAGCGGATGGCGTGGCTCCTGCTGCTCCCCTCGGTACTGCTGCTGCTGACCGTGGCGCTCTTCCCGCTGGGCCGGGTCTTCTACTCGAGTTTCACCGACGCCCGCTTCGCAGCCGCCGGCTCGCAGGAAGTGAACTTCGTCGGCATGAGGAACTACCGCGAGCTGCTCAGCTTCACCCTGCGTGAACTGCCCTACCAAGTGGATGCCGACGGCGTCCGCCGGTACGACCACCCCCGCCTCTTCCTGCGCCGCCTCGACACCAGCATGTCCTACGACGAAGTGGTCACCTTCGACCTGTTCGGCACCCGCTACGTACTGGGAGCGGTCCGGCCCGAGTTCGTGCGGTCGGTCATCGACACGGTCATCTTCACCGTCGTTACGGTCTCGCTGGAAACGATCCTGGGCATGATAGTCGCACTCGCGCTCGCCGCTAAGTTCTTCGGCAGGAACGCGATGCGAACGGCGATGCTGGTGCCGTGGGCGATCATCACCGTGGTGTCGGCCCGCATCTGGGAGTGGATGTTCCGCTCCAACCGCTCCGGCTTCTTCAACTCGCTGCTCGACCGGCTGGGGTGGGGGGACGGGAACACCGGCTTCCTCACCGAACCGGCGCTTCAACTGCCTTCGATCATCGCCATCGACGTCTGGAAGACCACGCCTTTCATGGCGTTGCTCCTGCTCGCCGGGCTGTCGGTCATCCCCAAGGAACTGTACGAGGCGGCCGAGGTCGACGGGGCATCCCCGATCCGGCGCTTCTTCACGATCACCCTGCCACTGGTCTCCCCTACCCTCGCCGTGGCCCTCGTGTTCCGCACTCTGGACGCGTTGCGGGTGTTCGACCTCTTCCAGGTGGTCTTCGGCGAGAGGCGCTTCTCGATGGCCAGCTTCGCGCAATACACCCTCGTGGCGAACCGCGACGTTGGCCTCTCCTCGGCCGCTTCGGTGGTGATCTTCCTGATTATCTTCATCTTCGCCATCATCTACATCCGGGCTCTCAAGGTGGACAGCGGTGACTAG
- a CDS encoding carbohydrate ABC transporter permease, producing MKSTQAMAMPRSESRTRPRTNRFLRRIPLHAIIVFLVLVWSVPTIGLLVSSFRPANLVTTTGWWTAFVPPWNFSLDLYREALTARGMGQSFVNSLFISIPATVIPIMIAAFAAYAFSWMRFPGRNILFVSVVGLLVVPLQTTLIPVLRLYNELGLTGTFTGIWLAHAAYGLPFAVYLLRNFFGTLPRDMLESAFLDGASPFTAFFYLALPLSVPAIASLAIFQFMWVWNDLLVALIYLGGAPNVAPMTVTIANMTNSLGGGWQVLTAAAFISMMLPLLVFFTLQRYFVRGILAGSVKG from the coding sequence ATGAAGTCGACCCAGGCGATGGCGATGCCGCGCAGCGAGAGCCGTACCCGGCCGCGAACGAACCGGTTCCTTCGGCGCATTCCGCTGCACGCCATAATCGTCTTCCTGGTGCTCGTCTGGTCGGTGCCGACGATCGGCCTGCTGGTCAGCTCCTTCCGACCGGCAAACCTCGTCACCACCACCGGCTGGTGGACCGCTTTCGTGCCCCCCTGGAACTTCTCCCTCGATCTCTACCGGGAAGCGCTGACCGCCAGGGGGATGGGGCAGAGCTTCGTCAACAGCCTGTTCATCAGCATCCCGGCTACGGTCATCCCCATCATGATCGCGGCCTTCGCCGCCTACGCCTTCTCCTGGATGCGGTTCCCCGGCCGGAACATCCTGTTCGTCTCGGTCGTGGGTCTGCTGGTCGTGCCCCTGCAGACCACCCTCATCCCGGTATTGCGGCTCTACAACGAGCTGGGGCTCACGGGAACCTTCACCGGCATCTGGCTGGCGCACGCCGCCTACGGACTCCCTTTCGCGGTCTACCTGCTCCGCAACTTCTTCGGCACCCTGCCCAGAGACATGCTCGAATCGGCGTTCCTGGACGGAGCCTCCCCGTTCACCGCATTCTTCTACCTGGCTCTGCCCCTTTCGGTGCCGGCCATCGCCTCGCTGGCGATCTTCCAGTTCATGTGGGTGTGGAACGATCTCCTGGTGGCGCTGATCTACCTGGGAGGCGCGCCCAACGTGGCGCCGATGACGGTGACCATCGCCAACATGACGAACTCCCTGGGCGGAGGCTGGCAGGTGCTCACCGCAGCGGCCTTCATCTCGATGATGCTGCCGCTGCTGGTCTTCTTCACCCTTCAGCGCTACTTCGTACGCGGCATATTGGCGGGATCCGTCAAGGGCTGA
- a CDS encoding carbohydrate ABC transporter permease: protein MTRKQRRIIGQIGFYLLIGVIFVYLMFPFYWATISALKTENELIRTPATYFPIDLTLQNFMAVLSNERFLRGILNSLIVASTATVLSLLVGSFAGFSLGKMRFRGRSPSLYAILAMTMFPQVAVLAGLYAVIRILSMPSLVSLVLSYLVFTLPFTIWVLTAFFKGLPSSLLQAAQVDGATFMQTFWQVLLPLTAPALVTTGLLAFINAWNEYLFALTFTATDPDAQTVPVAIANLSGRVARQEPVGEIMAAALIVTVPLVVLVLVFQQRIVAGLTAGAVKG, encoded by the coding sequence GTGACTAGGAAGCAGCGCAGGATAATCGGTCAGATAGGCTTCTACCTGCTCATAGGAGTCATCTTCGTCTACCTGATGTTCCCCTTCTACTGGGCGACGATCTCGGCCCTGAAGACGGAGAACGAACTCATCCGCACGCCCGCGACCTACTTCCCGATCGACCTCACACTGCAGAACTTCATGGCGGTGCTCAGCAACGAGCGCTTCCTGAGGGGTATCCTCAACAGCCTCATAGTCGCCAGCACGGCAACGGTACTAAGCCTGCTGGTGGGCTCGTTCGCAGGCTTCTCGCTGGGCAAGATGCGTTTTCGCGGCCGCAGCCCATCCCTCTACGCCATCCTGGCGATGACGATGTTCCCCCAGGTGGCAGTGCTCGCTGGCCTCTACGCCGTCATCCGCATCCTCTCCATGCCGTCGCTGGTGAGCCTCGTGCTCTCCTACCTGGTGTTCACCCTGCCGTTCACGATCTGGGTGCTCACCGCCTTCTTCAAGGGCCTGCCCAGCTCGCTCCTGCAGGCTGCCCAGGTCGACGGCGCCACCTTCATGCAGACCTTCTGGCAGGTGCTCCTGCCGCTGACGGCTCCAGCGCTGGTGACCACCGGGCTGCTGGCTTTCATAAACGCCTGGAACGAGTACCTGTTCGCCCTCACCTTCACCGCCACCGACCCCGACGCTCAGACGGTGCCGGTTGCCATCGCGAACCTGAGCGGACGGGTGGCACGTCAGGAACCCGTGGGCGAGATCATGGCCGCTGCCCTCATCGTCACGGTCCCGCTGGTCGTCCTGGTGCTGGTGTTCCAGCAGCGGATAGTGGCCGGCCTCACCGCCGGAGCCGTGAAGGGCTAG
- a CDS encoding ABC transporter substrate-binding protein, with amino-acid sequence MKRWFFAAALVLGGAAVAQQDVTITWMGGSNAPAQQFAAASAQRYMDANPHTINGTEYNVTIEFVAGPESTTDRLSLYLQYFEAQSPEVDLMNIDVIWPGDLAAHLVDLYQYEGFEEAVEAHFPAIVENNTVDGELVGIPLFTDAGLLYYRSDLLEEYGYDGPPSTWDELEEMARTIQEGEREGGNQDFWGFVWQGNAYEGLTCDALEWVASHGGGTIISPDGVITINNERAIAAIERAAGWVGSISPEGVTGFLEEDARGVWQAGNAAFMRNWPYAYVPGQDEASPIRGKFGVAPLPAGEGGSPAATLGGWQLAVNAYSDNPAVAADVALHLTSYEEQVRRAIEVSNLPTIEAVYEDPELLNSEVAWFADLLPVFQNAVARPSTVTAPQYGETSRIFFTAVHDVLTGQEDAGTALAILELDLMELHPDFEVGTPE; translated from the coding sequence ATGAAGCGATGGTTCTTCGCAGCAGCGCTCGTCCTGGGCGGTGCGGCCGTGGCGCAGCAGGACGTCACGATCACCTGGATGGGTGGATCGAACGCCCCCGCGCAACAGTTCGCCGCGGCGAGCGCCCAACGGTACATGGACGCCAACCCGCACACCATCAACGGTACCGAGTACAACGTGACCATCGAGTTCGTTGCCGGGCCCGAGAGCACGACCGACAGGCTCAGCCTCTACCTCCAGTATTTCGAGGCGCAGTCGCCGGAAGTCGACCTGATGAACATCGACGTCATCTGGCCCGGAGACCTCGCCGCCCACCTCGTCGACCTCTACCAGTACGAGGGGTTCGAAGAGGCGGTCGAAGCCCACTTCCCGGCGATCGTCGAGAACAACACGGTAGACGGTGAACTCGTAGGTATCCCGCTCTTCACCGATGCCGGCCTCCTTTACTACCGCAGCGACCTGCTCGAGGAGTACGGCTACGACGGTCCGCCCTCTACCTGGGACGAGCTCGAGGAGATGGCCCGCACCATCCAGGAGGGTGAGCGCGAAGGCGGCAACCAGGACTTCTGGGGTTTCGTCTGGCAGGGCAACGCCTACGAGGGCCTCACCTGCGATGCGCTCGAGTGGGTCGCCTCGCACGGCGGCGGCACGATCATCAGCCCCGACGGCGTCATAACCATCAACAACGAGCGCGCCATAGCCGCCATCGAGCGGGCGGCCGGCTGGGTGGGAAGCATCTCGCCCGAGGGCGTAACCGGCTTCCTCGAAGAGGATGCCCGTGGAGTCTGGCAGGCCGGAAACGCGGCCTTCATGAGGAACTGGCCGTACGCCTACGTACCCGGCCAGGACGAGGCCAGCCCGATCCGAGGCAAGTTCGGCGTGGCCCCGCTGCCCGCCGGCGAGGGCGGCAGCCCCGCGGCCACACTGGGCGGCTGGCAACTCGCAGTCAACGCCTACAGCGACAACCCTGCCGTTGCCGCGGACGTCGCCCTGCACCTCACCAGCTACGAAGAGCAGGTGCGTCGAGCGATCGAGGTCTCCAACCTGCCGACCATCGAAGCCGTATACGAGGACCCCGAACTCCTCAACTCCGAGGTTGCCTGGTTCGCCGACCTGCTGCCCGTTTTCCAGAACGCGGTGGCCCGGCCCTCCACGGTTACCGCCCCGCAGTACGGCGAGACATCGCGCATCTTCTTCACGGCGGTCCACGACGTGCTGACGGGCCAGGAAGACGCCGGCACGGCGCTGGCGATCCTGGAGCTCGACCTGATGGAACTCCATCCCGACTTCGAGGTTGGGACGCCGGAGTAG
- a CDS encoding acetoacetate--CoA ligase produces the protein MAEPIWRPSEERVRRSFMDGFRRRASERAGRELSGYFDLHEWSVACPEEFWMMLAREAVTFDTNPVRAVGDEPMPHTRWFEGGTLNYAKALLYPSALDDASRTALLALAEDGSERSVSYAELRQVVARTQAALKEAGVGAGDRVAAYAANVPETVVVLLACAGLGAVFTSCSPDFGLDASRARFGQVRPKALFASPAYRYGGKRFDVSGVVRDLAASLGLERPVVLPYPGEETVPDGMVGWEEWLGAGGEPQLDPLPFDHPLYVLYSSGTTGLPKAIVHRAGGALLSHWKEHRLHSDIRQGDRVLYFTTCGWMMWNWLVSVLAQGATAVLYEGSPGWPDLDVLWRQAERHRLTFFGTSARYLHTLQSRGIDPASHDLSHLRTVASTGSPLSPSGFEYVYRNVKEDVHLASISGGTDIVSCFMLGVPTLPVYPGQIQATGLGVDLAAFDEEGQPVVGEPGELVCRQPLPSMPLRFWNDEGGERFRSAYFERYEGVWHHGDLIEVTPEGGVVVYGRSDATLNPGGVRIGTAEIYRPLEAVPEVVEAAAVGKRVDGDESIWLFVVLGSGVELDDALVEKIRREIRARSSPRHVPRRVIPVSQLPRTRSGKSMEIAVARVVNGQSVPNREVIANPEALDEIERTVAEL, from the coding sequence GTGGCAGAACCGATCTGGCGGCCCAGCGAAGAGCGTGTCCGGCGGTCGTTCATGGACGGATTCAGGCGGAGGGCCTCCGAGCGCGCGGGCCGCGAACTCAGTGGCTACTTCGACCTTCACGAGTGGTCGGTCGCCTGCCCCGAAGAGTTCTGGATGATGCTGGCCCGGGAGGCAGTGACGTTCGATACGAACCCGGTACGGGCCGTGGGCGACGAGCCGATGCCACACACCCGCTGGTTCGAAGGAGGGACGCTCAACTACGCGAAGGCTCTCCTCTACCCGTCGGCCCTCGACGACGCGTCGCGAACCGCACTGCTGGCCCTTGCCGAGGACGGCTCCGAGAGGAGCGTGAGCTACGCAGAACTCAGGCAGGTCGTAGCCCGCACCCAGGCCGCCCTGAAGGAGGCGGGAGTCGGGGCCGGCGACCGGGTGGCCGCCTACGCGGCGAACGTGCCCGAGACGGTGGTGGTCCTGCTCGCCTGCGCCGGCTTGGGGGCTGTCTTCACGAGCTGCTCCCCGGACTTCGGTCTGGATGCGTCTCGGGCACGCTTCGGCCAGGTGCGGCCCAAGGCGCTCTTCGCGTCGCCCGCCTACCGGTACGGTGGGAAACGGTTCGACGTGAGCGGGGTGGTGCGGGACCTTGCCGCTTCGCTCGGCCTCGAACGCCCGGTGGTTCTGCCCTACCCCGGCGAGGAGACGGTTCCCGATGGGATGGTCGGCTGGGAGGAGTGGCTAGGCGCAGGAGGCGAGCCGCAGCTTGACCCGCTGCCGTTCGACCATCCGCTCTACGTCCTCTACTCTTCGGGCACCACCGGACTGCCCAAGGCGATCGTCCACAGAGCGGGCGGAGCGCTCCTGAGCCACTGGAAGGAGCACAGGCTGCACAGCGACATCCGCCAGGGCGACCGGGTCCTCTACTTCACCACCTGCGGCTGGATGATGTGGAACTGGCTGGTGTCCGTACTGGCCCAGGGCGCGACGGCAGTCCTCTACGAGGGCTCGCCGGGCTGGCCCGACCTGGACGTCCTCTGGCGACAAGCAGAGCGGCACCGTCTCACCTTCTTCGGCACCAGCGCCCGCTACCTCCACACCCTTCAGTCACGAGGCATCGATCCCGCCAGCCACGATCTCTCGCACCTCCGCACCGTGGCTTCCACTGGCTCGCCACTCTCTCCGTCGGGCTTCGAGTACGTCTACCGGAACGTCAAGGAAGACGTACACCTCGCCTCCATCTCGGGTGGAACCGACATCGTGAGCTGCTTCATGCTCGGGGTCCCGACGCTACCCGTCTACCCGGGGCAGATCCAGGCTACCGGCCTGGGCGTCGACCTGGCCGCCTTCGACGAGGAGGGCCAGCCGGTGGTGGGAGAGCCGGGCGAGCTAGTGTGCCGCCAACCGCTGCCCTCGATGCCGCTCCGCTTCTGGAACGACGAGGGTGGCGAGCGTTTCCGGAGCGCCTACTTCGAGCGCTACGAGGGGGTCTGGCACCACGGCGACCTCATCGAGGTGACGCCAGAGGGGGGCGTCGTGGTGTACGGGCGCAGCGACGCTACCCTCAACCCGGGCGGCGTGCGCATCGGCACTGCCGAGATCTACCGGCCGCTGGAGGCGGTGCCCGAGGTGGTTGAGGCGGCGGCGGTCGGCAAGCGCGTGGACGGCGACGAGTCGATCTGGCTGTTCGTGGTCCTAGGGTCCGGCGTGGAACTCGATGACGCCCTGGTCGAGAAGATCAGGCGGGAGATACGCGCTCGTTCCAGTCCCCGTCACGTTCCAAGGAGGGTGATCCCCGTCTCGCAGCTGCCTCGGACGCGTAGCGGCAAATCGATGGAGATCGCCGTGGCTAGGGTCGTGAACGGGCAGTCGGTGCCGAACCGTGAGGTGATAGCCAACCCGGAGGCGCTCGACGAGATCGAGCGGACGGTGGCGGAACTGTGA
- a CDS encoding sugar ABC transporter permease, producing the protein MFESRLLLALIVVVGVPLATIAYVWLVERLVGLLPDRTRDGIRPWLWVAPGILLLTGYLVYPTLNTLYLSFLDANSTEFVGLANYRHIFTDDSFITSLRNNALWLVFLTAFTVGFGLLFAILFDKVPYEAAAKALIFLPMAISFVAAGVIWKLMYDFQPPGRPQTGTLNAITTSLGGDPVAWLLNQPWNNFFLIIVGVWVWTGFALVILSAGLKGIPAEIIEAARVDGATEWQTLTRVTIPMMGSTIAVVATTMIIFALKAFDIVYVMTSGNFGTDVIANRMYEEMFNINHFGRAGAIAVILLLAIVPIMFFNIRRFREQEAMR; encoded by the coding sequence ATGTTCGAGAGCAGGCTGTTACTCGCGCTGATCGTCGTCGTCGGGGTTCCCCTGGCGACAATCGCCTACGTCTGGCTCGTCGAAAGGCTGGTCGGGCTCCTGCCCGACCGCACCCGTGACGGCATCAGACCGTGGCTGTGGGTGGCCCCCGGGATCCTCCTGCTGACCGGTTATCTCGTCTACCCTACCCTCAACACCCTCTATCTGAGCTTCCTCGACGCCAACTCGACGGAGTTCGTCGGGCTGGCCAACTACCGTCATATCTTCACCGACGACAGCTTCATCACCTCGCTGCGTAACAACGCCCTGTGGCTGGTCTTCCTCACCGCCTTCACGGTAGGGTTCGGCCTGCTCTTCGCGATACTCTTCGACAAGGTCCCTTACGAGGCCGCCGCGAAAGCGCTCATCTTCCTGCCGATGGCGATCTCCTTCGTGGCCGCCGGCGTCATCTGGAAGCTCATGTACGACTTCCAGCCTCCCGGCCGACCGCAGACGGGGACCCTCAACGCGATCACAACCAGTCTGGGGGGCGATCCGGTCGCCTGGCTCCTCAACCAGCCCTGGAACAACTTCTTCCTGATAATCGTCGGCGTCTGGGTCTGGACGGGTTTCGCCCTGGTGATCCTCTCAGCCGGCCTCAAGGGTATCCCTGCCGAGATCATCGAGGCGGCCAGGGTGGACGGCGCCACCGAGTGGCAGACCTTGACCCGGGTGACGATCCCGATGATGGGCTCGACCATAGCGGTCGTGGCCACGACGATGATCATCTTCGCGCTCAAGGCGTTCGACATCGTCTACGTGATGACCAGCGGGAACTTCGGGACCGACGTCATCGCGAACCGGATGTACGAGGAGATGTTCAACATCAACCACTTCGGCAGGGCGGGAGCGATCGCGGTGATCCTGCTGCTCGCCATAGTGCCGATAATGTTCTTCAACATCAGGCGCTTCCGAGAACAGGAGGCGATGAGATGA
- a CDS encoding ABC transporter substrate-binding protein, whose protein sequence is MKRIVLMLVVFTMSLALAQGELRTPQEAALEAAGGEQIGGTVSVLGVWGGSEQESFLEMVAPFEEATGIDVEYTGTRDLNAVLFTRVEGGNPPDLAGLPGPGQMAQFARAGELVDLSSVLDMETFGENYAQTWAELGSVDGTLSGIFIKAAVKGLIWHNVNQWEEQGWEHPETWDEMMQLSQQIAEETGTTPWCVAVESGAASGWPGTDWIEDIVLRQAGPEAYDAWYQGELAWTSDEIRSAWETWGQIVGDQQMVYGGPATVLTTNFGQGGNPLFTDPVGCYMFHQASFITSFFQESFPDLQPVEDYNFFAFPKFSADAPQSVEMAGDLFGMFNDTPQARALINYLVTPEAQAIWVENGGAISPNQAVPLELYPDPISQQTAELLTSAEVVRFDASDLMPEAMNNAFWEAILEFIQNPSGLDGILENLDSVQQDAYAQ, encoded by the coding sequence ATGAAACGAATCGTGCTCATGCTGGTGGTCTTCACGATGTCGCTGGCGCTCGCCCAGGGGGAGCTACGGACCCCACAGGAGGCGGCGCTGGAGGCGGCCGGGGGCGAGCAGATCGGCGGAACGGTTTCAGTACTGGGAGTCTGGGGCGGCAGCGAGCAGGAGTCGTTCCTCGAGATGGTCGCCCCCTTCGAAGAGGCTACCGGGATCGACGTCGAGTACACCGGTACCCGTGACCTCAACGCGGTGCTCTTCACCCGGGTCGAGGGCGGCAATCCGCCCGACCTCGCCGGCCTGCCGGGACCCGGGCAGATGGCGCAGTTCGCCAGGGCAGGTGAGCTGGTGGACCTGAGCAGCGTGCTCGACATGGAGACTTTCGGCGAGAACTACGCTCAAACGTGGGCCGAGCTGGGCAGCGTCGATGGCACCCTCAGCGGCATCTTCATCAAGGCCGCGGTGAAGGGCCTGATCTGGCACAACGTGAACCAGTGGGAGGAACAGGGCTGGGAGCACCCGGAGACCTGGGACGAGATGATGCAGCTCTCCCAGCAGATCGCCGAGGAGACAGGCACCACTCCCTGGTGCGTAGCGGTCGAGAGTGGCGCTGCGAGCGGCTGGCCCGGTACCGACTGGATCGAGGACATCGTCTTGCGCCAGGCCGGACCCGAGGCGTACGACGCCTGGTACCAGGGCGAACTCGCCTGGACGTCGGACGAGATCCGCTCGGCGTGGGAGACCTGGGGCCAGATAGTCGGAGACCAGCAGATGGTGTACGGCGGCCCCGCCACGGTCCTCACCACCAACTTCGGACAGGGTGGCAACCCCCTCTTCACCGACCCGGTAGGTTGCTACATGTTCCATCAGGCCAGCTTCATCACCTCCTTCTTCCAGGAGTCGTTCCCGGACCTGCAGCCCGTGGAGGACTACAACTTCTTCGCCTTCCCGAAGTTCTCCGCGGACGCCCCGCAGAGCGTGGAGATGGCCGGCGACCTCTTCGGCATGTTCAACGACACGCCTCAGGCGCGTGCGCTCATCAACTATCTCGTCACTCCCGAAGCCCAAGCGATCTGGGTCGAGAACGGCGGCGCCATCTCGCCCAACCAGGCCGTGCCGCTCGAACTCTATCCGGACCCGATCAGCCAGCAGACAGCCGAGTTGCTGACCAGCGCCGAGGTCGTTCGGTTCGACGCATCCGACCTCATGCCCGAAGCGATGAATAACGCGTTCTGGGAAGCGATCCTCGAGTTCATCCAGAACCCGTCGGGCCTCGACGGCATCCTCGAGAACCTCGATTCCGTCCAACAGGACGCCTACGCTCAGTAG
- a CDS encoding response regulator, which yields MIEGSLRNLPLTDVFQVVATSQKSGTLSLIRGRRHARVLFDAGRITYAHLTPGVHLAEILVRMELVTVSEMLTLLSQQKKERSSLPLGRAAVAAGYLDEEGLRNALERQVLEVLSELLSWRTGSFSFGEQIDETLEGPEVKGFDAMMLLMQVAQEQSGSETDSAQPSAIYQQVGDPTKVEMSAPEWEVLTAVDGRRNAISVAAELDLPERRTYRLLRDLEQKRVVALSPFNIEVPLVLLVTPSNAHGRLLRLLLARSRALPHIEWEQSAALEFLEAHHPRAVIVDDHGNNGWDFIRDLRRLPAKAHLPVVALVPAGSERRAAGRARRVKALMLPKPFQELEFQQLLGRMVGSAAS from the coding sequence ATGATCGAAGGAAGCCTCCGCAACCTCCCCCTCACCGACGTCTTCCAGGTGGTGGCGACCTCACAGAAGAGCGGAACCCTGAGCCTGATCCGCGGTCGGCGCCACGCCCGGGTGCTGTTCGACGCCGGGCGTATCACGTACGCCCACCTCACGCCCGGCGTGCACCTCGCCGAGATCCTGGTGAGGATGGAGCTGGTGACCGTTTCCGAGATGCTCACCCTACTCTCCCAGCAGAAGAAGGAGAGGTCGTCTCTGCCGCTGGGAAGGGCCGCGGTCGCGGCCGGCTACCTCGACGAGGAGGGCCTTCGGAACGCACTCGAGCGGCAGGTCCTGGAGGTGCTCAGCGAACTCCTCAGCTGGAGGACCGGCAGCTTCTCGTTCGGCGAGCAGATCGACGAAACGCTGGAGGGTCCCGAGGTCAAGGGGTTCGACGCGATGATGCTGCTCATGCAGGTGGCTCAGGAGCAGTCCGGGTCCGAAACCGACTCGGCGCAGCCGAGCGCCATCTACCAGCAGGTGGGCGACCCGACCAAGGTGGAGATGTCTGCTCCTGAGTGGGAGGTATTGACGGCGGTCGACGGCCGCCGCAACGCCATCTCGGTAGCAGCCGAACTCGACCTGCCCGAACGGCGGACCTACAGACTGCTCAGGGACCTCGAGCAGAAGCGGGTGGTCGCTCTCAGCCCGTTCAACATCGAAGTGCCACTGGTCCTGCTCGTCACCCCCTCCAACGCCCACGGCCGTCTCCTGAGGCTCTTGCTCGCCAGAAGCCGGGCCCTCCCCCACATCGAGTGGGAGCAGTCGGCCGCTCTCGAGTTCCTCGAGGCTCATCATCCGCGAGCGGTGATCGTCGACGATCACGGCAACAACGGTTGGGACTTCATCCGCGATCTGCGGCGCCTGCCCGCCAAGGCACACCTGCCGGTCGTGGCTCTGGTCCCTGCCGGTTCCGAACGTCGCGCAGCCGGGCGCGCCCGAAGGGTCAAGGCGCTGATGCTGCCGAAACCGTTCCAGGAGCTCGAGTTCCAGCAGCTGCTCGGGCGGATGGTGGGGTCGGCGGCTAGCTAG